The Clostridia bacterium genome contains the following window.
GTTTCTGTAGGCGCTACTGGCGAAACTGTTGGAGAGATCGTATTTGATACAGGAATGAGCGGCTATCAAGAGGTGTTAACCGATCCAAGCTTTGCCGGACAGATAATTACCATGACCTATCCTTTAATAGGTAATTACGGAATCAACAGTGAAGATATCGAATCAATTGAGCCTGCATGCAAAGGATTTGTTACCCATGAAATTTGCGACCAACCTAGCAATTTCCGTTGCCAAAAAACTATTGACCAATATCTAAAAGAACATAACATTGTAGGCATACAAGGTATTGACACCAGAAAATTGACTAAGATAATAAGAAATTACGGTACAATGAACGCCGTAATCACAACCAATGAAAACTTCAAGTTTGAAGACTATGCTGAAAAGCTCAAGAATTACAAAATCGTCAATCCCGTAAAACAAGTTTCAGTAAAAGAAGCTATATATAACAAGCCTCAAAATTATAACGGTTTGAGAATTGTTGTAATTGATTTGGGAATTAAGCAAAACATCGTTCGCTCTTTATTAAAAAGGGGCTGCGAAGTTGTTACAGTGCCTTATGATATAACTTTGGAAGAAATCAAAAAGCTCAATCCCGACGGAATAATGCTTTCTAATGGTCCTGGAGACCCCAAAGATTGCAGCGATATTTTGCCCAACATAAAGCAAATAGCTGAAAGCGGTATTCCTGTATTTGCAATTTGCTTAGGACATCAGCTTTTGGCTCTTGCCTTTGGCGCTAATACATCTAAGCTCAAGTACGGTCATAGAGGCGGTAACCATCCTGTAAAAGATTTGGCAAAAGACAGAGTATATATAACCAGCCAAAACCATGGCTACGCAGTAGATGCCAACAACCTGCCTGAAAATATTCAAGTAACCCATATCAATATGAACGATAACACTGTTGAAGGTTTGAAGTATGTTGGACATTCTATTTCAAGCGTACAATTCCATCCGGAAGCATCCCCTGGACCGGAAGATACTGCTTATTTGTTTGATGAATTTTTACAAACAGTAAGGGATTATGCCGATAAGAAAAAATAAATAATAAAATTACAGCACCTTTGGGTGCTGTTTTATTTTATTATCAACAACAGAAATAATTATTATAACAACAATATTGACAACATATCAAAACAAGGATTATCATTAAAATATAAACTAGTAAGGAGAAGAAAAATGTATATTGCAAACCCTAATCGGTATAAAGAAATGAAATATAACCGCTGCGGAAAAAGCGGACTTTATATTCCTGCTATTTCCTTGGGACTTTGGCAAAACTTCGGCAATGAAGCTACCATGCAAAACATCAAGGAAATGATTTTGGGTGCATTTGACTTGGGCATAACATATTTTGATCTCGCTAATAATTACGGACCCCCTCCAGGTGCTAGTGAAATCAATTTTGGCAGAGTTCTAAAAAGCGAACTTAGCTCTCATCGTGATGAATTGATCATTTCTTCAAAAGCCGGATATTATATGTGGGAAGGTCCATACGGCAATGGCGGCTCAAAAAAATATCTCATTGCTAGCATTGACCAAAGTCTTAAGCGTACAGGACTTGATTATTTTGATATATTTTATCATCATCGTTTTGATCCAGATACACCTATAGAAGAAACCGCTGCCGCTTTAGATCTAATTGTTCGTCAAGGCAAAGCATTATATATCGGCACAAGCAATTACAACGCCGAACAAACTGCTCGTATTATAGATGAATTTAATAAACTAGGAACGCCTTATATTATTCATCAGCCTATATATAACATGCTCAACAGATGGATAGAAAATGGACTTACAGATGTTCTAAAATCAAATGGAATAGGCGCTGTGGCATATTGTCCGCTTGCCCAAGGCTTATTGACAGATAAATATATTAATGCAAATATTCCTGCAAATTCTCGTGCAAGCCGTTCAAAATATGTCACAGAAGAATTAAACAAAAATATAGAAAAAATTCAGCTTCTAAAACCCATTGCTGATGCACGAGGTCAAACTATGGCGCAAATGGCAATATCATGGCTGCTTAATACCGGCAATGTTACCAGCATAATTATGGGCGCAAGCAGACTTTCTCAAATTACTGAAAACATAGCTGCTCTTGATAATACTAACTTTTCTTTGGAAGAGCTTAATTTAATAGACCAAATAGTTCTGTCAAAATAAAACTTAATCTATAAACATCAAAAAAGGATGCCGTTTTTTAGGCATCCTTTATTTTTTATTTTTTTGCTGCTTTTATAAATGAAGAGAACAACGGATGAGGACGGTTAGGTCTTGATTTGAATTCGGGATGGAATTGTACGCCTACAAACCATTTGTGATTGTTTAATTCAATGATTTCAACCAGATTATTATCAGGAGAAATGCCGCTTATAATCATACCGTTTTTTTCTATATCTTCTCTATAATCATTATTAAATTCATATCTATGACGGTGTCTTTCGACTATTGTGTCTTGTCCATATATTGATCTTACCAAGCTGTTAGGCTTTAGCTTACAAGGATAACCGCCCAATCTAAGAGTTCCGCCCATATCTTCAAGGTACGCCTTTTCAGGCATTATATGTATAATAGGATGATTGGTTTTAGGGTCAAATTCTGTACTATGCGCATCCTTATATCCTAAAACATTGCGAGCAAATTCTATAGTAGCAATCTGCATTCCCAAACAAATACCAAAATAAGGTATATTGTTTTCACGCGCATATCTTGCGGTTGCGATCTTGCCTTCTATTCCTCTGTCGCCAAAACCGCCGGGAACTAAAATACCGTCAAGACCCTTTAGCTGTTCAGCTACATTTTCATTATTAATGTCTTCGGATGAAATCCAGCTTATATGAACATCAACTTGATGTTGAATACCGCCGTGTCTTAATGCCTCTGCTACGCTTAAATAAGCATCATGAAGTTCAACATATTTGCCAACTATTCCGATATTGACAATATTATTTGAGTTGCAAATATTCTTTATATTGTCAACCATCTTAGTCCATTCTTTTAAGTCGGGCTTAGAACATTTCAATTTGAGTTTTCTGCATACTACGTCTGCAAGCCCTTCTTTTTCAAGTTCAAGCGGTACTTCATACAAAATGGAAGCATCTTTGTTTTGGATAACAGCATCGCTCGTTACATTACAGAACATAGCAATCTTGCGTTTGTTTTCTTCACCAAGATCAAGTTCTGTACGACAAACCAAAACATCAGGAGTAATACCTATGTTTTGAAGCTCTTTTACGCTATGCTGTGTAGGCTTTGTTTTGATTTCGCCGCTCATCTTTAGATAAGGTACTAGCGTTACATGAACGTATAAAACATTTTCACGACCTACATCAAAAGGCACTTGTCTTATTGCTTCCAAAAAAGGAGTGCTTTCTATATCGCCTACTGTTCCGCCAATTTCGGTTATAACTACATCTATATCAGGATTTTTTTCAGCTACTCTATAAACACATTGTTTTATTTCGTGGGTTATATGAGGAACAACTTGTACGGTGTGTCCCAAAAAGTCACCGTTACGTTCCATTCTCAAAACCTTACTATATACTTTTCCTGTTGTTATATTGCTGTCAACAGTAAGATTTTCGTCAACAAACCTCTCATAATGTCCTAAGTCCAAGTCCGTTTCTGCACCGTCTTCTGTTACAAATACTTCTCCATGTTGATAGGGACTCATTGTTCCAGGGTCAACATTAATATACGGATCAAATTTTTGATTGCTAACTTTCAGTCCGCGTTGCTTTAGCAGTCTGCCTAAAGATGCTGC
Protein-coding sequences here:
- a CDS encoding carbamoyl phosphate synthase small subunit, yielding MKAILALQNGEVFEGVSVGATGETVGEIVFDTGMSGYQEVLTDPSFAGQIITMTYPLIGNYGINSEDIESIEPACKGFVTHEICDQPSNFRCQKTIDQYLKEHNIVGIQGIDTRKLTKIIRNYGTMNAVITTNENFKFEDYAEKLKNYKIVNPVKQVSVKEAIYNKPQNYNGLRIVVIDLGIKQNIVRSLLKRGCEVVTVPYDITLEEIKKLNPDGIMLSNGPGDPKDCSDILPNIKQIAESGIPVFAICLGHQLLALAFGANTSKLKYGHRGGNHPVKDLAKDRVYITSQNHGYAVDANNLPENIQVTHINMNDNTVEGLKYVGHSISSVQFHPEASPGPEDTAYLFDEFLQTVRDYADKKK
- a CDS encoding aldo/keto reductase: MYIANPNRYKEMKYNRCGKSGLYIPAISLGLWQNFGNEATMQNIKEMILGAFDLGITYFDLANNYGPPPGASEINFGRVLKSELSSHRDELIISSKAGYYMWEGPYGNGGSKKYLIASIDQSLKRTGLDYFDIFYHHRFDPDTPIEETAAALDLIVRQGKALYIGTSNYNAEQTARIIDEFNKLGTPYIIHQPIYNMLNRWIENGLTDVLKSNGIGAVAYCPLAQGLLTDKYINANIPANSRASRSKYVTEELNKNIEKIQLLKPIADARGQTMAQMAISWLLNTGNVTSIIMGASRLSQITENIAALDNTNFSLEELNLIDQIVLSK
- a CDS encoding CTP synthase; translation: MAKYIFVTGGVVSGLGKGITAASLGRLLKQRGLKVSNQKFDPYINVDPGTMSPYQHGEVFVTEDGAETDLDLGHYERFVDENLTVDSNITTGKVYSKVLRMERNGDFLGHTVQVVPHITHEIKQCVYRVAEKNPDIDVVITEIGGTVGDIESTPFLEAIRQVPFDVGRENVLYVHVTLVPYLKMSGEIKTKPTQHSVKELQNIGITPDVLVCRTELDLGEENKRKIAMFCNVTSDAVIQNKDASILYEVPLELEKEGLADVVCRKLKLKCSKPDLKEWTKMVDNIKNICNSNNIVNIGIVGKYVELHDAYLSVAEALRHGGIQHQVDVHISWISSEDINNENVAEQLKGLDGILVPGGFGDRGIEGKIATARYARENNIPYFGICLGMQIATIEFARNVLGYKDAHSTEFDPKTNHPIIHIMPEKAYLEDMGGTLRLGGYPCKLKPNSLVRSIYGQDTIVERHRHRYEFNNDYREDIEKNGMIISGISPDNNLVEIIELNNHKWFVGVQFHPEFKSRPNRPHPLFSSFIKAAKK